The window tctccctctctcaccccatcctcccatctctctctccatcctctatcCCCCCCATCTACCTCCGTCTACTTCACCCCTACCCCGAGCTTGGCCAGAATGCCCACACCTTTCTCCTCGTACTCGGCCCTGCTGAGCCAGAAGGACTCCTTGTCCTTCATGATGTTGGCCAGCACCGCCCCGCCCATGAACACCATGTGCTTACGCCTCGGGGGGTCCTCGATACGGATCTTGAATTTCtgcaggagggaaagagggagggaaagagagagagggaggggagggagctcAACTTTCTATAATGCAACACTATGTTCCTGCTGATGAATATCAGCagtatgtgtgcacgtgtgtgtgtgtgtacatgcgtgcacgtgtgtgtgtgggacctaCAGAGAGCTTCTCGACGTCCCCCTTCAGCACTCTCTCCAGGTACAGctgcttgatctctctctccagtctggagGGCAGGCCAGGGTACATGGTGGTCCCTCCTGACAGCACGATGTGCTTGTAGAAATCAGCCCTGTACCCAGAGCCAGCGTTAGGATACGCACACCCttcagctgcatcacaggcccTCGTATCAAACACTGTCGCTAATGTGAACAGTTATAGTGGGCCATATAAAGGACAGTTTCAGAAAATTCGCTACTTGAGAGTACACAGCTTTTCGGTCACCATCAATTCAAAATGTGCTGACCGACGTATCATATCTTActttagacagacagacggatctAGATAGATTACAGTATTATTACCAAAACATTCTTTTAAAACtcaataaaaaaattacatgAATTAATAAATCATGCGATATTCTTTTAAAACAAAACGTGATATCGCTGTGTAGCACGCCATGTTCTCGACCATGAGTTGACCACTcagaagggggaagagagagagcgtgacctctgacctgaggTCGATGTCTGCGGCCTGGATGGTGTTAAAGAGCAGCTCAGCCACGCCCGCCCCCTCCACGTTGATGAGGTGGGGCTGGAAGAGAGCCTCAGGAGCCCCgaacctctctccccccaccatcACCATACGCCCGTCAGGgagctggggtgggggaggggggcaacaCTGGTTAGCTAAACACAACAATGTagctaaatattttttttattacattatgAACACTGTTATTTTTATCATAAAACTAATAACTTTTCTAAGTTGCTAACTTTTTGTGTTCACTTTCTCGTGTTAACTTTGGCGTTTGACGCCAGCCTGTCGCTAGTCGCCAGCCTGTCGCTAGTCGCCAGCCAGTCGCTAGTCGCCAGCCTGTCGCTAGTCGCCAGCCTGTCGCTAGTCGCCAGCCTGTCGCTAGTCGCCAGCCTGTCGCTAGTCGCCAGCCTGTCGCTAGTCGCCAGCCTGGCTGTGGTTACCGTGTAGGACTCCACCAGCACAGTGGTCTCCAGGGCCAGCTTCTGCTCCTGCTCGATGTTGTAGCCCACGTAGCACAGCTCCTCCTTCAGCATACGCACCGTCTCAAAGTCCGCAGAGTGGTTGAAGGCGTAGCCTCGCAGCAGCAGGAGCTgagtggggtggagggatggataaatggatggatggatgacgggatagacggatggatggataaatggatgataaataaatgaatatccCATCCGGAAACAGACTTTATAAttgaatataattttgactAAATATGTATCTAGATCAAACAAGGTGGGAACAGGGTGGGGGCGCACCTTGATGAGGTAGCGCGTGATGTCACGTCCTGCGATGTCCAGCCTGCGTGTGAGGTGGGGCAGGGAGAAGCCCTCGTACACGGGACAGATGTGGGTGACCCCGTCCCCCGAGTCAACCACCACACCAGTCAGCAAGCCTGGAGACGAGACACCAGTCACTCATATTCATATcagcctcacccctccttctcctccgcctcaccccctcacccctccaccccctcacccctccagtccctcacccctcctcctccgcccctcacccctccaccccctcagccctcctcctccaccccctcagccctccaccccctcacccctccttctccgcccctcacccctcctgctccaccccctcagccctccttctccgccccctcacccctccttctccaccccctcagccctccaccccctcacccctccttctccaccccctcacccctccttctccaccccctcacccctccttctccaccccctcacccctccttctccaccctctcctccccctcaccttggGCGTAGAGTGTCAGCACGGCCTGGATGGCCACGTAGATGCCGTGGAACTTGTACTGCTCGAACATGACCTCCGTGATCTTCTCCCGGTTCGTGGTGGGGTTCATAGGGGGCTCAGTGAGGAGGATCTGGAAgtcagggtgatggaggggttggggggttaTGGGGTTGGGTTGATGGGATGGTGGAGAGGTGGTTCAGAGGTttggggtgggtgtggggggggcaggtcaggaGGGGGCAGTACTACACATGGATGATTTAGCATCACAGGATTGTCGTaatgagtacagtacagtaagatGTTTTCAAGGTAATTCAATTAACCTTAAAACAAAAACTTGTGACAAAAAAAGGGACCTGGAAATATGTTTCGGCACTGACAACGTCACAGTATCACGACACCACAGCATGGCTTTGAAGGGCCATGGGTGACTCCTTGCCCCTGGTGGAAGCCTACCTTGCAGTCGGGGGGGTCGAGGTTGAGGCGGTCGGGGCCGAAGGTGTAGTCCCACAGGTGGATCATGTCCTCCCAGCTGCGCACCATGCCGTTGTCCATGGGGTAGGTGACGTCCAGCATGTGGCGACATTCACTGGCCTCGTCGCCCACCATCaggtcctggggtcaggggtcagaggtcaatggagggtgtttttttggggggaggggtcatcTAGGAAGGCTACCTTGTCTTTTAGTCCTCCGAACCCTCTGTCGCCCAACATTAGGTCTTGAGGTTTGGAGGGGCCAGGGGgttagaggtcagaggtcaggagagTGGGGTGGGGTCAACTAGGAGGGGTACATTATTTATGTACCCTGCACACCCTCTGTCTGGACATGAGCTCACCTTGATTTCGATGTTTCCCACTTTGATGGTGGAGCGCAGCAGCGGCCGGCCCACCATCGCAGGGAAGATGTGCTCGGGGAAGTTTGAGCCAGCGAAGCCACACTTGACAAACTGAGAACCAATCGGAAacaagacacactgtgtttggTATCATGTTAGATTGCGCCTTCGCTGTGGCAGTTCTAGGGGGAAAAGGTTCTGTTTCTTGGTTCCTCTGTCTGTTTTGTTCTCTTTTTTAACATGTCCTTGTAGACCCACACTGCAACATGTGATGTTACTTCTCCTAAGTGATTTTTTCGGTTTCAGTTATTTGGACCAACCAAGTAATGTGTTTTATTGGGTTACGTGTCTTGTTGTCTCTGTTTGCCTGACTGTCTTGAAATGTCTCAACTTGTTAAGCGTAGGTCTAATCTACATTCCATAGCCTGGAGGTGAGCTGGAGATCCCAAGAAATGGCCAGCAAGTTAAAAAGAGTTAGAAGAGATACTATCTatctgtgtaaaaaaaaaactttgtgtTTACAATTGACTTCAAACCAACATTCACATTGTGAATAAAACATGACATTTGAGGAACTGGAAGTTCAGCTCCTCTTCCTGGTTTAGTAACTCGACCAATGGCAGCTCACACCGGCACAGTAACACCATGTATGGTTTGAAGTATGATAGGACGTGTCCAAACACATGTGTACTTTCTGCAGACACAGGCGCACCCACCCCTCGCTGCCTACCTGCCCTGGCTATTGCTACAATTGCTTAATAACCTCACTAGCATAAATCTAGTGTATAATAAACTTTTATTGTATAATAACACATATTCATTTACATACATGTTTGCacagcaaaaacaaaaacaaggacCTGCATACTGGACTTGCATCCATTGCAAGTAGATGGAGACGTCATCAAGAATACGTTCTAACAATAATAGGATACCCTTTAAATTATTCTGGGCACGTGACGCATGCAACGCAATTTCACAgaataaagaaaaaagaaaaactaatTCACTGTGTACAGAACTATCACCTCAGCTTGAAAACAATCCTAACTTACCCCTGTCCCATTGTCACAGACAACTACTTTTCTTCCCTCGCTGTCCATGTTCCAGTGATGCTGGAGACCACCTCAACTCCCTCCACAGTCTGTCCGCCAGGTAGATTGTGCGGCGGTAACAATTTATATTTTAGCTATAGGCTATCTATTATTTCAAAACGATCATAGAAGTTATCGAGCTAGGATGCAAAgttatgttctctctctttctggccgTGGGGGTGGGGTTACAAGAGAGATAAGTGGGTGGTGGTTGGATGGGGGTATGGGGCGGAAGGTTTTACAGGTATTTGTGCGAGTATCTTCCGACTTTGAATATTGTATTGATCAAGGTTTAATGCGCTTTAGCAGTCTGGTTCTTTTGCTTTACAGGGATTGAGACTTTCTTGGAAATAAATCGGCGTCACGAGGCAAGGCTCCCCAAATGACCTCTCGTGCCAGCCAGGAGCGACATTAGCCTGCGTCTTTTAAGCTGTTGACCTGGAATGAACGACTGGAGGAAGACCCTTCCTTGAGCCGCTAGGATAGACTACATCATACAATAGaggcctatataaaaatacatttccgttCATGGAAATGGCACATTTATGCTACTACATTTAATGAAAATCATGTGGTATGACAAGGGGTCTTTAGGCTACAATAGCAACAAAATGATTTCCCCAAATGTATTGACTTCAGCTAATTCGGCCAGACTACTTCTGTTAGCCTATTCCGGTTGTGCTTAAGGTCGATTTGGTAcagctggtgtctggtgtggatATGAACATGTGTGCAAAACAATATAAGCTACTGACAGCCCCATTTGAAAACAGATTGTGTATTTTATTCCaaatgcatacaccagacaACATACGTCAATAATTTCCTGTCGTGATATAGCCTACCTAGGCTATGATGGGTGTACGTTTGACCAAGAAAAACTG of the Hypomesus transpacificus isolate Combined female chromosome 18, fHypTra1, whole genome shotgun sequence genome contains:
- the zgc:101810 gene encoding actin-related protein 2 isoform X2, with product MDSEGRKVVVCDNGTGFVKCGFAGSNFPEHIFPAMVGRPLLRSTIKVGNIEIKDLMVGDEASECRHMLDVTYPMDNGMVRSWEDMIHLWDYTFGPDRLNLDPPDCKILLTEPPMNPTTNREKITEVMFEQYKFHGIYVAIQAVLTLYAQGLLTGVVVDSGDGVTHICPVYEGFSLPHLTRRLDIAGRDITRYLIKLLLLRGYAFNHSADFETVRMLKEELCYVGYNIEQEQKLALETTVLVESYTLPDGRMVMVGGERFGAPEALFQPHLINVEGAGVAELLFNTIQAADIDLRADFYKHIVLSGGTTMYPGLPSRLEREIKQLYLERVLKGDVEKLSKFKIRIEDPPRRKHMVFMGGAVLANIMKDKESFWLSRAEYEEKGVGILAKLGVGVK
- the zgc:101810 gene encoding actin-related protein 2 isoform X1 codes for the protein MDSEGRKVVVCDNGTGFVKCGFAGSNFPEHIFPAMVGRPLLRSTIKVGNIEIKDLMVGDEASECRHMLDVTYPMDNGMVRSWEDMIHLWDYTFGPDRLNLDPPDCKILLTEPPMNPTTNREKITEVMFEQYKFHGIYVAIQAVLTLYAQGLLTGVVVDSGDGVTHICPVYEGFSLPHLTRRLDIAGRDITRYLIKLLLLRGYAFNHSADFETVRMLKEELCYVGYNIEQEQKLALETTVLVESYTLPDGRMVMVGGERFGAPEALFQPHLINVEGAGVAELLFNTIQAADIDLRADFYKHIVLSGGTTMYPGLPSRLEREIKQLYLERVLKGDVEKLSKFKIRIEDPPRRKHMVFMGGAVLANIMKDKESFWLSRAEYEEKGVGILAKLGVGVK